The following are encoded together in the Desulfovibrio desulfuricans DSM 642 genome:
- a CDS encoding efflux transporter outer membrane subunit, whose amino-acid sequence MSASGKAPAIMLKTPALVLMLAMLLSACSLAPRYDRPEQEMPKQWRAVDMGSAPLHTDWWNRFSDPVLSELVEEALKNNQDLAESMAKIESAAAQVGVGTAALMPVINGTGSAAAQGASEKSANTVPFEQSKMSRSTTAYQGALSASWELDFWGKIRNQYTMLSDILMNTVIGHEALRLSVAGQTAQGYFALLAQDMQLDTARRTLKSREQSFQIYTARYKQGDITELDWQRARAEVETARAQVHTSTVDVDRAEAGLAVLLGRSPRDIMDRAMKRGQGIHMLPAPPVLPAGLPSDLLERRPDVRAAEFSIMAYNANIGVARAQFFPSISLTGMLGSLSASMGNLFSGPAGTWSYGASGTVPLLDFGRNWYNLKDAEAQKKAAIAVYRKTVQSAFEDIRTSLTSQREADHIVRSMQVQVESLRRAAQIAGLQYDNGYTDYLTVLDAERQLFAAELRLATALRDRLDSVVSVCMALGGGWQDPGTSPSFPVVNTEKLLQEQTGGRASAPAAKSE is encoded by the coding sequence ATGAGCGCTTCCGGCAAGGCCCCGGCCATAATGCTCAAGACACCTGCATTGGTGCTGATGCTGGCCATGCTGCTTTCGGCATGCTCTCTTGCTCCGCGCTATGACAGGCCGGAGCAGGAAATGCCCAAGCAGTGGCGGGCAGTGGATATGGGCTCAGCGCCCCTGCATACCGACTGGTGGAACAGGTTTAGCGACCCTGTGCTGTCAGAACTGGTTGAAGAAGCGCTGAAGAACAACCAGGATCTGGCCGAATCCATGGCCAAGATCGAGTCTGCCGCCGCGCAGGTGGGTGTGGGCACAGCCGCGTTGATGCCCGTCATCAACGGCACCGGTTCCGCCGCCGCTCAGGGCGCATCAGAAAAATCCGCCAACACGGTGCCCTTTGAGCAGAGCAAGATGTCGCGTTCTACCACAGCCTACCAGGGCGCGCTGAGCGCCTCCTGGGAACTGGATTTCTGGGGCAAGATCCGCAACCAGTACACCATGCTCAGCGATATACTGATGAACACGGTCATTGGCCACGAAGCTCTCCGCCTCTCGGTGGCCGGGCAGACGGCCCAGGGGTACTTTGCCCTGCTGGCGCAGGACATGCAGCTTGATACGGCCCGACGCACCCTGAAATCGCGTGAGCAGTCATTCCAGATTTATACCGCCCGCTACAAGCAGGGAGACATAACCGAGCTTGACTGGCAGCGCGCCCGTGCAGAGGTGGAAACCGCCCGCGCCCAGGTGCACACCAGCACTGTGGATGTGGACAGGGCTGAGGCTGGTCTGGCAGTACTGCTTGGCCGTTCGCCCCGCGACATAATGGATCGGGCCATGAAGCGCGGACAGGGCATCCACATGTTGCCCGCGCCGCCTGTGCTGCCCGCGGGTCTGCCTTCTGATCTTCTGGAGCGTCGGCCAGACGTGCGCGCAGCAGAATTCAGCATCATGGCCTACAATGCCAATATCGGCGTTGCCCGCGCGCAGTTCTTCCCCTCCATTTCCCTTACGGGCATGCTGGGTTCCCTGAGCGCTTCCATGGGCAACCTCTTTAGCGGCCCCGCTGGCACATGGAGCTATGGCGCAAGCGGCACCGTGCCCTTGCTGGATTTTGGCCGAAACTGGTATAACCTCAAGGATGCCGAAGCCCAGAAAAAGGCAGCCATCGCCGTGTATCGTAAAACCGTGCAGTCTGCCTTTGAAGACATCCGCACGTCGCTTACCTCGCAACGTGAGGCTGACCACATCGTGCGCAGTATGCAGGTGCAGGTTGAAAGCCTGCGGCGCGCCGCGCAGATTGCTGGCCTGCAATACGACAACGGCTATACGGACTACCTGACGGTGCTGGACGCCGAGCGTCAGCTTTTTGCAGCCGAACTGCGGTTGGCGACAGCGCTGCGCGACAGGCTTGATAGCGTGGTCAGCGTGTGCATGGCCCTTGGCGGCGGCTGGCAAGACCCCGGCACAAGCCCCAGCTTCCCTGTGGTGAACACAGAAAAGCTGTTGCAGGAGCAGACCGGCGGACGGGCAAGCGCGCCTGCGGCAAAATCCGAATAA